In Segatella copri, the DNA window CAAGGAGCAATGGCACAGGTTGATGGCGTTACGGGCGCATCAGTCCAGACTGCCAATACTTCCAGCTGCAAGGGTAAAAAGCAATGTTGCAATACTCCGGCAGAGCAACTGAAGGTCAGACTGCAGAAATTACTGAACAAGGGAATCATGCTCGGACATCAGGATGATCCGGTGTATGGTACTACTTGGAAATGGGATGAAGGAAAGAGCGATGTATTACTCACTACAGGTGATTATCCTGCCGTGATGGGCTTTGATCTCGGTAAGCTAGAGCTCGACAGCAAGGAAAATCTCGATGGTGTTTCTTTCGATCGTATGCGAAAAGAAATCATTGCCCAAAATGAGAGAGGAGGCATCGTCACTTTGAGTTGGCATCCTTGGAATCCGGTAACAGGCGAGAATGCCTGGGATCCGAAAGGTGATGCTGTAGCTGCTATTCTGGATGGAGGCGCCCAGCAACAGAAGTTCGACGGATGGCTCAAGAAGGTTTCCGATTTCATCCTTTCTTTGAAGACAAACGATGGTAAACTGGTTCCTGTCATCTTCCGGCCATGGCATGAAATGAATGGCGGATGGTTCTGGTGGGGAGCTAGCAGTTGCACACCTGCACAATATAACCAATTATACGTAAAAACCCTAAATATACTTACTAAAGCAGGGTGCAATAACATCGTTTGGGCTTGGTCACCAAATCTCAGCGACGAGAAGACGGTAGAAAAATTCCTGGAGCGATTCCCAGGAGAAAAGTATGTGGATATGCTGGGTGTTGACGTCTACGAGTTCGATAACAGCGATGCCAACTATCAGCAGAACCTTGCTGCTACTCTCGATGTGCTGATGGAGGCAGCCAAGATGGTGGGTAAGATTCCTGCCCTCACTGAAACGGGTTGCCGAGGTATCGCCAGCAAGAAGGACTGGTTTACCCAAACCCTTTGGCCTGTACTTCAGAAGTATCAGT includes these proteins:
- a CDS encoding glycoside hydrolase family 26 protein, with translation MIGKRILIGAACLMAMQGAMAQVDGVTGASVQTANTSSCKGKKQCCNTPAEQLKVRLQKLLNKGIMLGHQDDPVYGTTWKWDEGKSDVLLTTGDYPAVMGFDLGKLELDSKENLDGVSFDRMRKEIIAQNERGGIVTLSWHPWNPVTGENAWDPKGDAVAAILDGGAQQQKFDGWLKKVSDFILSLKTNDGKLVPVIFRPWHEMNGGWFWWGASSCTPAQYNQLYVKTLNILTKAGCNNIVWAWSPNLSDEKTVEKFLERFPGEKYVDMLGVDVYEFDNSDANYQQNLAATLDVLMEAAKMVGKIPALTETGCRGIASKKDWFTQTLWPVLQKYQLSYVLFWRNAWDKPQEEAYLPGVGDGAIVEDFKAFKKEKKVLFAKEVLKVK